One Ignavibacterium sp. DNA segment encodes these proteins:
- a CDS encoding YitT family protein codes for MSKNPKLKIVFEYILISIGAAIMAIGIGIFLVDAKVVPGGVSGLSMSIHYLTGLPVGLMIWLLNIPLYLWGIKELGKEFGIRTFWGFTLNSFFIDFFRGDIPGFSFIKLQETQTIKDLQQNDFMFLILVGAALLGLGLGIIFKFKGTTAGSDIVAAIMHKRFGTKPGMAIMMIDFFVILLAGFIIDIKDLAGDRSAVILTFYALFLLFISSRLIDVIIDGFDYARSVDIISDKTDEIAKVIMDDMSRGATAIKARGLYRNVDREILTTVITLKELSKLLNIVKKIDPNAFVTVSNVHEVMGEGFRRRI; via the coding sequence ATGAGTAAAAATCCAAAATTAAAAATCGTGTTCGAATATATTCTTATATCTATCGGCGCCGCTATAATGGCAATTGGAATAGGAATTTTTTTAGTTGATGCAAAAGTTGTCCCCGGTGGTGTAAGCGGTCTATCGATGAGCATTCATTATCTAACTGGTTTACCTGTGGGCTTAATGATATGGTTATTGAACATTCCACTTTATTTATGGGGAATTAAGGAATTAGGGAAAGAGTTTGGAATAAGGACATTTTGGGGATTCACTCTTAATTCATTTTTTATTGATTTCTTCCGGGGTGATATCCCGGGATTTTCATTTATTAAATTACAGGAAACACAAACTATAAAAGACTTGCAGCAAAATGATTTTATGTTTTTGATTCTTGTCGGGGCAGCATTACTTGGTCTGGGACTTGGAATAATATTTAAGTTTAAGGGAACAACTGCCGGGTCTGATATTGTTGCCGCTATAATGCATAAACGTTTCGGAACTAAACCCGGTATGGCAATAATGATGATAGATTTTTTTGTTATTTTGCTCGCAGGATTTATTATCGACATTAAAGATCTTGCCGGCGATAGATCGGCTGTAATCTTAACTTTTTATGCACTCTTTTTATTATTCATTTCAAGCCGGCTTATTGATGTAATAATTGATGGGTTTGATTATGCAAGATCTGTTGATATCATTTCTGATAAAACTGATGAGATTGCTAAAGTAATTATGGATGATATGAGCAGAGGTGCAACAGCAATAAAAGCCCGCGGACTTTACCGTAATGTTGATCGTGAAATTCTTACAACTGTAATAACTCTGAAAGAGCTTTCTAAATTGCTGAATATTGTTAAAAAGATTGACCCAAATGCATTTGTTACTGTAAGCAATGTTCACGAGGTAATGGGTGAAGGCTTTAGAAGAAGAATTTAA
- a CDS encoding TIGR02757 family protein: MNLKQKLEYHYKAFDRTKLEPDPLQFLHLFNDERDIEIVGLIASVFAYGNVKQIENTLKKLISIFNNKPYLFIKNFSSENLKKLNGIKHRFYADDDVKKLFIILNKELNNFKSVRQIFLQDYNISDKNVKTGISKFSNYFINSFIETFGEITNGIKFMFPLPEKGSACKRMNLFLRWMVRKDELDFGLWNEIPASKLVIPVDTHIARICRYLKLTNRGNSDWKMAEEITNNLKKFDPDDPVKYDFAICHIGIRKLKF, from the coding sequence ATGAATCTCAAGCAAAAATTAGAATATCATTACAAAGCTTTTGATAGAACAAAGCTAGAACCAGATCCGCTGCAATTTTTGCATTTGTTTAATGATGAGAGGGATATTGAGATTGTTGGATTAATTGCTTCGGTATTTGCGTATGGAAACGTAAAACAGATTGAAAATACGCTGAAGAAATTAATAAGTATTTTTAACAACAAACCTTATTTGTTCATTAAAAACTTCAGTTCTGAAAATCTGAAAAAGCTAAATGGAATTAAGCACAGATTTTATGCTGATGATGATGTTAAAAAGTTGTTCATAATCCTTAATAAGGAGTTAAACAACTTCAAATCTGTTAGGCAAATATTTTTACAAGATTACAATATTTCTGATAAAAATGTAAAAACCGGCATCTCAAAGTTTTCAAATTACTTTATAAACTCATTTATTGAGACATTTGGTGAAATAACAAATGGCATAAAATTTATGTTTCCATTACCTGAAAAAGGCAGCGCCTGTAAAAGGATGAATCTTTTTCTAAGGTGGATGGTAAGAAAAGATGAACTTGATTTTGGTTTGTGGAATGAAATTCCTGCCTCAAAACTTGTAATTCCGGTTGATACGCATATTGCAAGAATCTGCCGTTATCTTAAATTAACTAACAGAGGTAATTCTGATTGGAAAATGGCTGAAGAGATAACCAATAATCTGAAAAAGTTTGATCCTGACGACCCGGTAAAATATGATTTTGCTATTTGTCATATTGGAATAAGAAAATTAAAGTTTTAA
- a CDS encoding PAS domain-containing sensor histidine kinase: MKKINEDSFPLKYFLYFLFVAIVIAVSGYIYYQNRKVTIEDELYRHVATIKEMKLTQIEREQSQRKQTIQSYLLLPVVENDLEKLLTGKKNSQIIESISKWSNNLRSDFDFVSVNIFDKNANLLFSTDSTQSLYNNFLKHELTVLLQKENAELSNLYFGDNKSLLQAIITPVRISGKILGYIWTEISFFEYLHPIISYTKQETQDVEYILLKKQSDLGFILKDVKENNQFRIKTIPLNRTDKAELEALLRGKEFFKGAKSKGAEFFASVNNIPSTDWILIAKIDQDSVTQSTRNAAMLVSFISVLLIVLSASITYAIWKRSRLHFLTQTVILRKEKDALNERYTSLTKYANDAILSIDKNGKILEANQKAFDLYGYSKDELIKKEILDLSQDRKKDIEVIFSSINNPDGILFETNHKRKNGTFFPVEISAKLIKQGNEETLLAIIRDNTERKKLELDLILAKDKAEEMDRLKTTFLANMSHELNTPMSGIIGFSELLLSEMDNPNQREMAKIIYKSSKRLNETLNSILDLSKLESNNLQLKCNTFDIVSLLQECKFAFIENANKKGIQFSVTSDKPKILVYSDQSIVHKVLCNIIDNSIKYTEKGEVKVHLSESADHAQISVSDTGIGIPQENLDQIFEPFRQGSEGLNRKFEGMGLGLSITKKFIEVLHGKLKISSTPSIGTKVSIELPKK; the protein is encoded by the coding sequence ATGAAAAAAATCAACGAAGATAGTTTTCCTCTTAAGTATTTTCTTTACTTCTTGTTTGTTGCAATTGTAATTGCTGTATCCGGTTATATTTATTATCAAAACAGAAAAGTAACTATAGAAGATGAGCTTTACAGACATGTTGCCACTATAAAAGAAATGAAGCTTACTCAAATTGAGCGCGAACAAAGTCAAAGAAAGCAGACAATACAATCATATCTTTTACTGCCTGTGGTTGAAAATGATCTTGAAAAACTTTTAACCGGCAAAAAGAATAGTCAGATAATCGAGAGTATTTCTAAATGGTCAAATAATTTAAGATCAGATTTTGATTTTGTCAGCGTTAATATATTTGATAAAAATGCTAATCTGCTCTTTTCAACAGACAGCACACAGAGTTTATATAATAATTTTTTAAAACATGAATTAACTGTTCTGCTCCAAAAAGAAAATGCAGAATTATCAAATCTTTACTTTGGTGATAATAAAAGTCTTTTGCAGGCAATAATTACACCGGTTAGAATTTCCGGGAAAATATTGGGATATATCTGGACAGAGATTTCATTTTTTGAGTATCTGCATCCGATTATTTCTTATACAAAGCAGGAAACACAAGATGTGGAATATATCCTTCTGAAAAAACAGAGTGACCTCGGATTTATATTAAAGGATGTTAAAGAGAATAATCAGTTTAGAATTAAAACCATTCCGTTAAACAGAACCGATAAAGCAGAATTGGAGGCTTTGCTACGAGGTAAAGAATTTTTTAAAGGTGCTAAATCAAAAGGAGCTGAGTTTTTCGCTTCAGTAAATAATATTCCTTCTACTGATTGGATTTTAATTGCAAAGATTGATCAGGATAGTGTTACCCAATCTACAAGAAACGCAGCAATGCTCGTTTCATTTATTTCAGTTTTATTAATTGTTCTTTCTGCAAGTATTACTTATGCAATTTGGAAAAGAAGCAGACTTCATTTTCTGACTCAGACAGTAATTCTTAGAAAAGAAAAAGATGCACTAAACGAACGCTATACTTCTTTAACAAAATATGCTAATGATGCTATTTTAAGCATTGATAAAAACGGAAAGATTTTGGAAGCTAATCAGAAGGCATTTGATTTATATGGTTATTCAAAAGATGAATTAATAAAAAAAGAAATACTTGACCTTAGTCAGGATAGAAAAAAAGATATTGAGGTAATTTTTTCATCTATCAATAATCCGGATGGAATTCTTTTTGAGACTAATCATAAAAGAAAGAACGGAACTTTTTTTCCAGTTGAAATAAGTGCCAAACTGATTAAACAAGGTAATGAAGAAACCTTGCTTGCAATTATTCGTGATAATACTGAAAGAAAAAAGCTTGAGCTTGACCTGATACTTGCTAAAGATAAAGCAGAGGAGATGGATAGATTAAAGACAACATTTCTTGCGAATATGAGCCACGAACTAAATACGCCTATGAGCGGAATAATAGGATTTTCCGAACTTTTATTATCTGAAATGGATAATCCGAACCAAAGAGAGATGGCAAAGATAATTTACAAAAGCAGTAAACGTCTGAACGAAACATTGAATTCAATTCTTGATCTTTCTAAACTGGAATCCAATAACCTGCAGCTGAAATGCAACACATTTGATATCGTTTCGTTATTGCAGGAATGTAAATTTGCTTTTATAGAAAATGCAAACAAAAAAGGGATTCAGTTTTCTGTAACTTCAGATAAACCAAAGATTCTGGTTTATTCAGATCAAAGCATTGTTCATAAAGTACTGTGTAATATTATAGATAATTCTATTAAATACACCGAGAAAGGTGAAGTTAAAGTTCATTTATCAGAGTCAGCCGATCACGCACAGATCTCTGTTTCTGATACAGGAATAGGAATTCCTCAGGAAAACCTCGATCAGATATTTGAACCATTCAGACAAGGAAGCGAAGGACTAAACCGGAAATTTGAAGGTATGGGATTAGGTTTAAGTATTACAAAAAAATTCATTGAAGTCTTGCATGGAAAATTAAAAATAAGCAGCACACCTTCTATTGGAACAAAAGTATCAATCGAACTTCCAAAAAAATAA
- a CDS encoding oligopeptide transporter, OPT family yields the protein MAEQKKFVPFVSPETNMTEFTVRALLIGLVLAVVLGAANAYLGLKAGMTIAATYPAAVIGMALIKLMKGTILEENFTRTVGSIGESIAAGAIFTLPAFFIAGIWDPFFTPGNYMISAAIMAAGGILGIMFVALLRRVMVEDVELPFPESVAAAEIHKAGRHGSGGSKFLFSAMGIGAVIQALGQFKLFAVSWDKLFNLGKGHLLFRSPDVSPAYMGVGYIIGPRLAALNFSGGVIAWGLLTPMIAYFKYSGQEMPADTNWTSIMVAVWKDYVRPIAIGGMLVGAGFTLWKMRKSLITGIARSISDVKKAASGEHTEIRTEKDISFKWITIGILGTGVATFFIYNYFAQDILAALVATIVMIVAGFFFAAVSGYLVGIIGSSNNPISGLTLSTLVIAAILMVALGMKGIQGVAAVLGVAAVVCVAAAVAGEMLQDLKAGHILGGTPWKMQLGDIVGILVSAAVMFVPLLILHEGDVKMGGTGFGGDKLPAPQASLMAILSKGIVGGEMEWILIFVGMLMGVGFILMNVKSPMLVSVGMYLPLGTTFAIFVGGLIKGIVEKVNLKRNFNDAQKSRVENNGILIAAGLIAGEALIGLLFAGLAFGDIKLFELSADPSFIVSLVVFAFIAWLLVQIPVKNAGKPEDPAPPQVSM from the coding sequence ATGGCAGAGCAAAAAAAATTTGTTCCGTTTGTCTCACCAGAAACCAATATGACAGAATTCACTGTCCGTGCTTTACTAATCGGTTTAGTGCTTGCTGTTGTACTTGGTGCTGCTAATGCGTACTTAGGATTAAAAGCCGGAATGACCATTGCCGCAACTTATCCAGCTGCAGTTATAGGTATGGCTCTAATTAAATTAATGAAAGGAACTATCCTTGAAGAAAACTTTACCAGAACAGTTGGTTCGATTGGCGAATCAATTGCTGCAGGAGCTATCTTCACATTACCGGCATTTTTTATTGCAGGGATATGGGATCCTTTCTTTACTCCCGGTAACTATATGATTTCTGCTGCGATAATGGCGGCTGGAGGTATCCTTGGGATTATGTTTGTTGCATTGCTTAGAAGAGTAATGGTTGAAGATGTTGAATTACCATTTCCTGAATCAGTCGCAGCTGCTGAAATACACAAAGCAGGGAGACATGGGTCTGGTGGTTCAAAATTTTTATTTAGTGCCATGGGCATCGGAGCAGTTATTCAGGCATTAGGTCAATTTAAATTATTTGCTGTTTCGTGGGATAAATTGTTTAATCTTGGTAAAGGACATTTATTATTCAGATCACCAGATGTTAGTCCTGCATATATGGGCGTAGGATATATCATCGGTCCTCGTTTGGCTGCACTTAACTTTTCAGGCGGTGTAATTGCCTGGGGTTTATTAACACCAATGATAGCATATTTTAAGTATTCTGGTCAGGAAATGCCGGCAGATACAAATTGGACTTCAATAATGGTTGCAGTGTGGAAAGATTACGTAAGACCAATTGCTATCGGCGGAATGCTGGTTGGCGCTGGTTTTACACTTTGGAAAATGAGGAAAAGTTTAATTACCGGTATTGCAAGATCAATAAGTGATGTTAAAAAAGCTGCTTCAGGCGAGCATACCGAAATCAGAACCGAAAAAGATATAAGCTTCAAATGGATAACAATTGGAATTTTAGGAACTGGTGTTGCTACATTTTTTATTTATAATTATTTCGCACAGGATATTCTTGCAGCTTTAGTTGCGACAATAGTAATGATAGTAGCCGGATTTTTCTTTGCAGCTGTTTCCGGATATCTTGTTGGAATTATCGGCTCAAGTAATAATCCTATAAGCGGTTTAACTCTTTCCACATTGGTTATAGCTGCGATCCTGATGGTTGCACTCGGTATGAAAGGAATACAGGGTGTTGCTGCTGTTCTTGGTGTTGCCGCTGTTGTTTGCGTTGCTGCTGCTGTTGCAGGCGAAATGCTGCAAGATCTTAAAGCCGGACATATCCTTGGTGGTACTCCATGGAAAATGCAGCTCGGTGATATAGTTGGAATTCTGGTTTCTGCCGCTGTAATGTTTGTTCCTCTTTTAATACTGCACGAAGGTGATGTTAAAATGGGTGGAACCGGATTTGGCGGAGATAAACTTCCTGCCCCTCAGGCTAGTTTGATGGCTATTCTTTCTAAAGGTATTGTTGGCGGTGAGATGGAATGGATATTAATATTTGTTGGAATGTTAATGGGTGTTGGATTTATTTTGATGAATGTAAAAAGTCCGATGCTGGTTAGTGTTGGAATGTATCTGCCTTTAGGAACTACATTTGCAATTTTTGTTGGCGGTTTAATAAAAGGCATTGTTGAAAAAGTAAACTTAAAGAGAAACTTTAATGATGCACAAAAATCCAGAGTTGAAAACAACGGAATTCTAATTGCAGCGGGCTTGATTGCAGGTGAAGCACTTATAGGATTATTGTTTGCAGGGCTAGCATTTGGTGATATTAAATTATTTGAATTAAGTGCTGATCCTTCATTTATTGTCAGTCTGGTTGTGTTTGCATTTATTGCATGGTTATTAGTTCAGATACCGGTTAAGAATGCTGGTAAACCCGAAGATCCGGCTCCGCCGCAGGTATCAATGTAA
- a CDS encoding PqqD family protein — translation MPLSFKERKKILTNANTLELTPIKVYSDEKNDNDLITVKVPKFRNKFAVRFISPKLKSDHFKIKLDKFGSAVWTNINGKTKVEKIIKDVKNKFGDELLQEEERITKFIFQLYSQGFISFKELN, via the coding sequence ATGCCGTTATCATTTAAAGAAAGAAAAAAAATATTAACAAATGCAAATACATTGGAGCTTACTCCGATTAAAGTTTATTCAGATGAGAAAAACGATAATGACTTAATTACAGTTAAAGTTCCAAAATTCAGAAATAAGTTTGCTGTCAGATTTATATCGCCAAAATTAAAGAGCGATCATTTTAAAATTAAACTTGATAAGTTCGGCTCTGCTGTCTGGACAAATATAAATGGAAAGACTAAAGTTGAAAAAATCATTAAAGATGTTAAAAATAAATTCGGTGATGAACTTTTACAGGAAGAAGAAAGAATAACAAAATTCATTTTTCAATTGTATTCACAGGGATTTATATCATTTAAAGAATTAAACTAA